From one Rhopalosiphum padi isolate XX-2018 chromosome 2, ASM2088224v1, whole genome shotgun sequence genomic stretch:
- the LOC132923422 gene encoding uncharacterized protein LOC132923422: MMSIIHTRHQAEFELRLKLIQPALDRVKLMLRHGQKQKRLVNSQIYVSGECAAWLVGRAERFNVIDIFAMGYTLDDFTFPSNETNEEMTEFYTANFTQAIDFYTDGTDSKPPIKVIFSNFDFTVVSVFINLFDTGLIFTNDCLCNYWRCTVTNDGCLIHGEVDYPQLFDMSYDKKTLMAFPKLRPEIRNFFHGNIRSREEYIAKMSVEPGRRNKYSMSLFPNTLTTTKPRDLAMSFCDYKMYCRYCQRRHNLAVKYINLWRHKTYAMPHGYGYKAALARFKTQKTMDSYDNVCIVNLCTCKNIQSASL, encoded by the coding sequence atgatGTCTATAATTCATACACGTCATCAAGCAGAGTTCGAGCTACGCCTGAAACTTATTCAACCGGCTTTGGATCGCGTTAAGTTAATGCTGCGTCATGGTCAAAAGCAGAAGAGACTGGTAAATAGTCAGATTTACGTGTCCGGAGAATGCGCGGCATGGCTAGTCGGTCGCGCCGAAAGATTTAATGTCATTGACATTTTTGCCATGGGATATACACTAGACGATTTTACTTTCCCTTCCAACGAGACAAACGAAGAGATGACGGAATTCTATACCGCCAATTTTACACAGGCAATCGATTTCTATACAGATGGTACTGATTCCAAACCGCCTATAAAGGTAATATtctcgaattttgattttacgGTGGTATCAGTTTTTATCAACCTATTCGACACCGGATTAATTTTTACCAATGATTGTCTGTGTAATTACTGGAGGTGCACGGTGACTAATGACGGCTGCCTGATACATGGTGAGGTTGACTATCCACAATTGTTTGATATGTCATacgataaaaaaacattaatggcTTTTCCAAAGTTAAGGCCTGAAATTCGAAACTTTTTTCATGGAAATATCCGCAGTCGTGAGGAGTATATTGCCAAAATGTCTGTTGAACCCGGTCGTAGGAATAAGTATTCTATGAGCTTGTTTCCTAACACATTGACTACTACTAAACCTCGCGACTTGGCCATGTCATTTtgtgattataaaatgtattgtcgGTACTGTCAGCGTCGCCATAACTTGGCAGtcaagtatataaatttatggaGACATAAGACATATGCAATGCCACACGGTTATGGCTATAAAGCAGCTTTAGCGCGTTTTAAAACACAGAAAACCATGGATAGTTACGATAATGTCTGCATTGTCAATCTCTgtacatgtaaaaatatacaatcagCATCATTATGA